The Rhodothermales bacterium genome window below encodes:
- a CDS encoding aminotransferase class V-fold PLP-dependent enzyme — MRRRDFFERMGAGACLIGWKPDALERLAPAFSAARPRTAEALAADEDFWLQIRHAFTIDPNQINLNSGSVSPAPRVVQEAEQQYNTIVNMSPSFWADEMLYPELEMVRGRLAGLFGCDAEELAITRNTSESLQIVQFGLRLEPGDEVLTTTQDYPRMLTTWEQRARRDGIVLRAIPIPTPAEHPDQLTQLFEQAITPRTRVIHFSHITYTAGQIFPVRALCRMARARGIRTIVDGAHAFAHFPFTRDELECDFFGTSLHKWLTAPFGTGFLYVRRELIPEVWPLMAAPASMDADIRKFEQIGTHPVANRNAIGEAIAFNEYIGIDRKAARLRYLRQRWTDQVRDLPGVQLLTSDDPAQSCAIGTVRLAGVGAQELTDALWRRHRIHVRPRFVPGEWEGVRVTPNVFTTVQEVDAFAAAIEGVARRGLNG, encoded by the coding sequence ATGCGCAGACGAGATTTTTTTGAGCGGATGGGGGCCGGGGCCTGTCTGATAGGCTGGAAGCCCGACGCCCTCGAACGCCTCGCGCCGGCCTTCAGCGCCGCGCGACCCCGGACGGCGGAAGCCCTGGCGGCGGATGAGGATTTCTGGCTTCAGATCCGGCACGCTTTCACGATCGATCCGAACCAGATCAACCTCAACAGCGGCAGCGTGAGTCCGGCGCCGCGTGTGGTTCAGGAAGCCGAGCAGCAGTACAACACCATCGTAAACATGAGTCCGTCCTTCTGGGCGGATGAGATGCTGTACCCGGAGCTGGAGATGGTCCGGGGCCGGCTTGCCGGACTCTTCGGCTGCGACGCGGAGGAGTTGGCCATCACGCGCAATACTTCGGAATCCCTGCAGATCGTCCAGTTCGGTCTGCGCCTCGAGCCCGGCGACGAGGTGTTGACGACGACGCAGGACTATCCCCGGATGCTGACGACGTGGGAACAGCGCGCCCGCCGCGACGGGATCGTGCTTCGGGCCATACCGATCCCCACGCCGGCCGAACACCCCGATCAGCTGACCCAGCTCTTCGAGCAGGCGATCACGCCACGGACGCGGGTCATCCATTTTAGCCACATCACCTATACCGCCGGCCAGATTTTTCCGGTGCGCGCCCTGTGCCGTATGGCGCGGGCCCGGGGAATCCGGACGATTGTCGATGGGGCGCATGCCTTCGCCCATTTCCCGTTTACCCGCGACGAGCTGGAGTGCGACTTTTTCGGGACGAGCCTGCACAAATGGCTCACCGCGCCCTTTGGCACCGGCTTTTTGTACGTACGGCGCGAGCTGATCCCGGAGGTGTGGCCTCTCATGGCGGCGCCGGCGAGCATGGACGCGGATATCCGCAAGTTCGAGCAGATCGGCACCCACCCCGTGGCCAACCGCAACGCCATCGGCGAGGCGATCGCGTTTAACGAATACATCGGCATTGACCGCAAGGCCGCGCGGCTGCGCTATTTACGTCAGCGCTGGACCGATCAGGTGCGGGATCTCCCCGGGGTGCAACTCCTGACTTCGGACGACCCGGCGCAGTCCTGCGCGATCGGCACGGTGCGGCTTGCCGGCGTCGGCGCGCAGGAGCTTACGGACGCTCTGTGGCGCCGGCATCGCATCCACGTGCGTCCCCGGTTCGTTCCAGGAGAATGGGAGGGCGTTCGGGTGACGCCGAATGTGTTCACGACGGTCCAGGAAGTGGACGCGTTCGCAGCGGCGATCGAGGGCGTCGCTCGGCGCGGATTGAACGGTTAG
- a CDS encoding DUF6435 family protein, with amino-acid sequence MFSFLSRNPIRALEKQYNSLLIKARDAQRAGDIKAYATWTAEAEAVWGQIEALRKSTS; translated from the coding sequence ATGTTTTCCTTTCTGTCCCGAAACCCGATTCGCGCCCTGGAAAAACAGTATAACAGCCTGCTCATAAAGGCCCGCGACGCACAGCGTGCCGGCGACATCAAGGCGTACGCGACCTGGACAGCCGAGGCCGAAGCGGTGTGGGGCCAGATCGAGGCGTTGCGCAAGTCGACCTCTTGA
- a CDS encoding amidohydrolase family protein, whose amino-acid sequence MIDFPIIDTHLHLWDPGRLRYAWLDDIPLLNKPYLLDDFNAATAPLEIEQMVFLQCEADYSQYQAEADWVTGLAAADPRIAGIVPWAPLERGAAARDAVAKLAANPLVKGIRRIIQFEPDPWFCLQPAFVEGVNLLAEFNLHFELCLKGDDQFRNAITLARECPDVRFILDHIGKPFIKSRIMSPWDELMEQFAGLPNTWCKISGLVTEADLENWALADLIPYVEHVIDCFGWDRVMYGGDWPVVLQAATYARWVETLAKSIKTASKADTKKLFCDNARAFYRL is encoded by the coding sequence ATGATTGATTTTCCCATCATCGATACCCACCTCCACCTGTGGGATCCCGGCCGGCTCCGCTACGCCTGGCTGGACGACATCCCGCTCCTGAACAAACCCTATCTGCTCGACGACTTTAATGCGGCCACCGCTCCGCTCGAGATCGAACAGATGGTCTTCCTCCAGTGCGAGGCGGACTACTCCCAGTACCAGGCCGAAGCCGACTGGGTGACCGGGCTCGCCGCGGCTGACCCGCGCATCGCCGGCATCGTCCCCTGGGCGCCGCTCGAACGGGGCGCCGCCGCCCGCGACGCCGTGGCGAAGCTGGCGGCGAACCCGCTCGTCAAGGGCATCCGCCGGATCATCCAGTTCGAGCCCGACCCCTGGTTTTGTCTCCAGCCGGCGTTTGTCGAGGGCGTGAACCTGCTGGCGGAGTTCAACCTGCACTTCGAACTGTGCCTCAAGGGCGACGACCAGTTTCGGAACGCCATCACCCTCGCCCGCGAATGCCCGGACGTGCGGTTCATCCTCGATCATATCGGAAAACCGTTTATCAAAAGCCGCATCATGTCGCCGTGGGACGAGCTGATGGAGCAGTTTGCCGGCCTGCCCAACACCTGGTGCAAGATCTCCGGACTGGTTACCGAGGCCGACCTTGAAAACTGGGCGCTGGCCGATCTCATCCCGTATGTCGAACATGTGATCGACTGTTTCGGCTGGGATCGGGTGATGTACGGGGGCGACTGGCCCGTGGTCCTCCAGGCCGCCACCTACGCCCGATGGGTCGAGACCCTCGCGAAGTCGATCAAGACCGCCTCCAAAGCCGACACGAAAAAGCTGTTTTGCGACAACGCCCGCGCCTTCTACCGGCTCTGA
- a CDS encoding SDR family oxidoreductase gives MRGLTGKTAIVTGGLGDLGYASAKRLREEGCKVALFDLKPDDAGMAEALDALFVQTDIGDEASVERACTRVASTLGPASILVNSAAAFIFAGVEATPEQWEQICRVNIAGTSLMAKHVVPQMKSLGGGSIVNFSSVSGFVGQPNFATYNATKFAIRGLTKCWAQDLAPHGIRVNTLCPGYIYTSAFVNSCHALGLDVENENERASAMHLLNRQGRPEEVAAAVAFLASDDASFMTGSDMLVDGGYLAK, from the coding sequence ATGCGTGGATTAACAGGCAAAACAGCCATCGTAACCGGCGGCCTCGGCGACCTCGGGTATGCCTCGGCGAAACGGCTCCGCGAGGAAGGGTGCAAAGTGGCCCTGTTCGACCTCAAGCCGGACGACGCCGGCATGGCCGAGGCCCTCGACGCACTCTTCGTGCAGACCGACATCGGCGACGAAGCCTCCGTCGAACGCGCCTGCACCCGCGTCGCCTCCACCCTGGGTCCGGCCTCGATCCTGGTTAATAGCGCCGCAGCGTTCATTTTTGCCGGAGTAGAGGCCACGCCGGAGCAATGGGAGCAGATTTGCCGTGTCAACATCGCCGGCACGTCGCTCATGGCGAAACACGTCGTCCCCCAGATGAAAAGCCTCGGGGGCGGAAGCATCGTCAATTTTTCGTCGGTAAGCGGTTTTGTGGGCCAGCCAAACTTCGCTACCTACAACGCCACCAAATTCGCGATCCGTGGCCTCACGAAATGCTGGGCCCAGGACCTCGCGCCCCATGGAATACGCGTCAACACCCTCTGCCCGGGTTACATCTATACCTCCGCGTTCGTAAACTCCTGCCACGCGCTCGGTCTCGATGTCGAGAACGAGAACGAGCGTGCTTCGGCCATGCACCTGCTGAACCGGCAGGGCCGGCCGGAGGAAGTCGCGGCCGCCGTCGCCTTCCTCGCCAGCGACGACGCCTCGTTCATGACCGGCAGCGACATGCTGGTCGACGGCGGCTATCTCGCGAAATAA
- a CDS encoding T9SS type A sorting domain-containing protein encodes MKTLVVTLFCALFAAPALAQPFANGADADGVLGQIDLASNTPDTQAEILRYPRDMAIGPTGKLFVADCNNSRVLRWASADAMLDASDAEAVLGQVNFTDGLSNGGGALGDWTVQCPYSVAVDAAGSLWVSDQANNRILRFDNAESLTDGASADGVLGQADFVSNSANRGGSAAANTLYSPRGIAVDAAGRLWVADQGNHRVLRYDNASAKADGADADGVLGQPLFTSATRDQDDMGTIAAGMNSPYDTAVDENGVLWVADKNNSRIMRWDNAAAASNGANADGVLGQPTLAAGQANQGGAASASTLNQPLAVAVDALGHLWVADRNNNRLLWYDDAANQADGAAADGVLGQADFTSTSANRGGSVAANTLNQPEGMAIDPVNEILWLADVSNHRLLRFDAVLGTLPVELTAFTVRRDGRQVQLAWTTASETNNAGFHVERSADGGATFQAVGYVEGRGTAGGETRYRYTDAAPARDVVYRLKQVDFDGRFSYSRTALAPALVEAYALEASYPNPFNPVTTIAYETPVDGAVRLAVYDVLGKEVAVLVDGEQAAGRHAVSFDAAGLPSGIYFYRMTAGSASFTRTMQLMK; translated from the coding sequence ATGAAAACGCTCGTTGTTACCCTCTTCTGCGCCCTGTTCGCGGCGCCCGCATTGGCCCAACCCTTCGCCAACGGCGCCGACGCCGACGGTGTCCTGGGGCAGATCGATCTGGCGTCGAACACGCCCGACACCCAGGCGGAGATCCTCCGCTACCCGCGCGACATGGCGATCGGGCCGACGGGCAAGCTCTTCGTGGCCGACTGCAACAACAGCCGCGTCCTCCGCTGGGCATCGGCCGATGCGATGCTCGATGCCAGCGACGCGGAGGCGGTACTTGGGCAGGTCAATTTCACCGATGGACTCTCGAACGGGGGCGGCGCCCTCGGCGACTGGACCGTGCAGTGCCCCTATAGCGTGGCTGTCGATGCCGCCGGCTCGCTCTGGGTCTCGGATCAGGCGAATAACCGCATCCTGCGCTTCGACAACGCCGAGAGCCTCACCGACGGCGCCAGCGCCGACGGGGTGCTGGGGCAGGCCGACTTTGTGTCGAACAGCGCGAATCGGGGGGGCAGCGCCGCAGCCAACACCCTGTATTCCCCGCGGGGCATCGCAGTAGATGCCGCGGGCCGCCTCTGGGTGGCCGATCAGGGCAACCACCGCGTCCTCCGGTACGACAACGCTTCCGCCAAGGCGGACGGGGCCGACGCCGACGGGGTGCTTGGGCAGCCTTTATTTACGTCCGCTACGCGTGACCAGGATGATATGGGGACGATTGCAGCAGGTATGAACTCCCCCTACGATACGGCTGTCGATGAAAACGGCGTCCTCTGGGTGGCGGACAAAAACAACAGCCGCATCATGCGGTGGGATAATGCGGCAGCCGCTTCCAATGGGGCCAATGCAGACGGTGTACTCGGGCAGCCAACGCTCGCCGCCGGCCAGGCCAATCAGGGCGGCGCCGCCTCGGCCAGCACCCTGAATCAGCCGCTCGCCGTGGCCGTCGATGCGCTGGGGCACCTGTGGGTCGCCGACCGAAATAACAACCGGCTCCTCTGGTACGACGACGCCGCGAACCAAGCGGATGGCGCCGCCGCCGATGGCGTGCTCGGGCAGGCTGATTTTACCTCGACCAGCGCCAACCGGGGGGGCAGCGTGGCAGCGAATACGCTCAACCAGCCGGAAGGCATGGCCATCGATCCGGTGAATGAAATACTCTGGCTTGCGGACGTCTCGAACCACCGTCTGCTGCGCTTCGACGCCGTGCTCGGCACGTTGCCTGTCGAACTCACGGCCTTCACCGTCCGTCGCGATGGCCGGCAGGTGCAGCTCGCCTGGACCACCGCCTCCGAGACCAACAACGCCGGCTTCCACGTCGAGCGCTCCGCCGACGGCGGCGCTACGTTCCAGGCGGTCGGTTATGTCGAGGGCCGCGGCACGGCCGGCGGCGAGACGCGCTATCGCTACACCGACGCCGCGCCGGCACGCGACGTCGTCTACCGCCTCAAGCAGGTCGACTTCGACGGCCGCTTCAGCTACAGCCGCACGGCCCTGGCTCCGGCGCTCGTCGAGGCCTACGCGCTGGAAGCCAGCTATCCGAACCCCTTCAACCCGGTGACGACCATCGCCTACGAGACGCCTGTGGATGGCGCGGTTCGGCTGGCGGTGTATGACGTGCTCGGCAAGGAAGTGGCCGTGCTGGTCGACGGCGAGCAGGCCGCCGGCCGGCACGCGGTCTCCTTCGACGCGGCGGGCCTGCCGAGCGGGATCTACTTCTACCGGATGACGGCCGGCAGCGCCTCGTTCACGCGGACGATGCAGCTGATGAAATGA
- a CDS encoding sialidase family protein, translating into MKRLILLLALAGCQPDAEPTPRAEILGHIRIYEDADAYAAWPALVETRGGDLLLAFTSTEQHVSPDGAIVAMRSADRGRTWTGPDTLYDSIIDDRESGLTALPDGRILAHIWSTHWTRTDYETTYGNAYDAERRQRWINQVDRPAYRDAAPLHGSWLLVSEDEGRTWSAPRRGPDTIHGGVALQDGSLLVAAYRTNEGHIGVYAAPDPASEWEQIATVTCPTPDILRFGEPHIVQLDSGRILMAIRGTAIPYNDQSDLLNVWLTYSDDGGRTWADPFQAPLWGFPPHLFQLSDGRVLLTYGYRRPPYGERAAISPDGITWSADDEIILRDDAPNHDLGYPASLEIAPDTLLTVYYQRPDTTSHKVDIWGTIWTVR; encoded by the coding sequence GTGAAACGACTCATCCTGCTGCTTGCGCTCGCCGGCTGCCAGCCCGACGCCGAACCGACGCCCCGCGCCGAGATCCTCGGCCACATTCGCATCTATGAGGATGCCGACGCCTACGCAGCCTGGCCAGCGCTGGTCGAAACCCGCGGTGGCGACCTGCTCCTCGCCTTCACCTCCACCGAGCAGCACGTCTCGCCGGACGGCGCCATCGTCGCGATGCGATCGGCGGACCGCGGCCGTACCTGGACGGGCCCCGACACGCTGTACGATTCGATCATCGACGACCGCGAATCCGGCCTGACCGCCCTCCCCGACGGTCGCATCCTGGCGCACATCTGGTCGACGCACTGGACGCGCACGGACTACGAGACGACCTACGGCAACGCCTACGACGCCGAACGACGCCAGCGATGGATCAACCAGGTGGATCGGCCGGCGTACCGCGACGCCGCCCCGCTCCACGGCAGTTGGCTGCTCGTGTCGGAGGACGAAGGCCGAACCTGGTCCGCACCGCGCCGCGGACCCGACACCATCCATGGCGGCGTCGCCCTGCAAGATGGCTCACTCCTCGTGGCTGCCTACCGGACGAACGAAGGCCACATCGGCGTCTACGCTGCGCCGGATCCGGCGTCCGAATGGGAGCAGATCGCCACCGTCACCTGCCCTACACCCGACATCCTCCGATTCGGCGAACCCCACATCGTCCAGCTCGATTCCGGCCGCATCCTGATGGCCATCCGGGGCACCGCGATCCCGTACAACGACCAGAGCGACCTGCTCAACGTCTGGCTCACGTATTCGGATGACGGCGGCCGCACCTGGGCCGACCCGTTCCAGGCGCCGCTATGGGGTTTCCCGCCGCATCTGTTCCAGCTCTCGGACGGCCGCGTGCTGCTGACGTACGGCTACCGCCGGCCGCCCTATGGCGAACGCGCCGCCATCAGCCCCGACGGGATCACCTGGTCTGCCGATGACGAGATCATCCTCCGCGACGATGCCCCCAACCACGATCTCGGCTACCCCGCCTCCCTCGAAATCGCCCCGGACACCCTCCTCACCGTCTACTACCAGCGCCCCGACACGACGTCGCATAAAGTCGATATCTGGGGGACGATCTGGACGGTTCGATAG
- a CDS encoding BNR-4 repeat-containing protein has translation MFRYLLFFLLLAGCATDTPPADTPFVLTDDGAWCWYQDPRAAYIDGAHRRTYAAWMTAGGQLTVGSYDHDTKGVAMHTLELDWDVDDHNTASLLPLDDGRLMAFYARHNGKGLFTRTTLNPEDITSWSDPVTVSDTDRITYSHPVYLRDEGRFYVFWRGPSWKPTFSTSEDGVAWSEPRILLQETGRESDDIRPYLKVFSDGKSAIHLAFTDGHPRNEPTNSIYYARYEAGAFHRADGSRIAGMDETPFRHLESDLVYDVRSSGIRSWIWDIAADADGTPVIAYTRLPEETDHRYHYARWNGSGWDDQQIVAAGPWFPQTPAGEAEREVHYSGGIVIHPSHPDIVYLSRPVDGVFEIERWDTPDAGATWTSHPITQHSEALNVRPVVPYGYPGTDDLVLWMNGAYVHYTDYHTGIWIANRTSKIAQ, from the coding sequence ATGTTTCGCTACCTCCTCTTTTTTCTCCTCCTCGCCGGCTGCGCCACCGACACCCCGCCGGCCGACACCCCGTTCGTCCTCACCGACGACGGCGCCTGGTGCTGGTACCAGGACCCGCGCGCCGCGTACATCGACGGCGCCCATCGACGTACCTACGCCGCCTGGATGACGGCCGGCGGGCAGCTGACCGTCGGCTCCTACGACCACGACACGAAGGGCGTGGCCATGCACACCCTGGAGCTGGACTGGGACGTCGACGACCACAACACGGCCTCGCTCCTGCCGCTCGACGACGGCCGGCTCATGGCCTTTTATGCCCGCCACAACGGCAAGGGCCTCTTCACCCGCACCACGCTGAATCCGGAGGATATCACGTCGTGGAGCGATCCGGTCACGGTGTCGGACACCGACCGGATCACCTACAGCCATCCGGTCTATCTGCGGGATGAAGGCCGGTTCTACGTCTTCTGGCGAGGCCCCAGCTGGAAACCGACGTTTTCGACGTCGGAAGACGGCGTCGCCTGGTCGGAGCCGCGGATCCTGCTCCAGGAGACCGGCCGGGAATCCGACGACATCCGGCCCTATCTGAAGGTGTTTTCGGATGGCAAATCGGCCATCCACCTTGCCTTCACCGACGGCCACCCGCGCAACGAGCCGACCAACTCGATCTATTATGCCCGGTACGAAGCCGGCGCCTTCCACCGCGCGGATGGCTCCAGGATCGCCGGCATGGACGAGACGCCCTTCCGCCACCTCGAGAGCGACCTCGTGTACGACGTCCGGTCCTCCGGCATCCGCTCCTGGATCTGGGACATCGCCGCCGATGCCGACGGCACGCCCGTCATCGCCTACACCCGCCTCCCCGAAGAGACGGATCACCGCTACCACTACGCCCGGTGGAACGGCTCCGGCTGGGATGACCAACAGATCGTCGCCGCCGGCCCCTGGTTTCCCCAGACGCCCGCCGGCGAGGCCGAACGCGAAGTCCATTACTCGGGCGGCATCGTCATCCACCCTTCCCACCCCGACATCGTCTACCTCTCCAGGCCCGTCGACGGGGTGTTCGAAATCGAGCGGTGGGACACGCCGGACGCCGGCGCCACCTGGACCTCCCACCCGATCACCCAGCACTCTGAGGCTCTCAACGTCCGCCCCGTCGTCCCCTACGGCTACCCCGGCACCGACGACCTCGTCCTGTGGATGAACGGCGCCTATGTGCACTACACCGACTACCACACGGGAATTTGGATCGCCAATCGGACATCGAAAATCGCCCAGTGA